The Colletotrichum destructivum chromosome 7, complete sequence genome contains the following window.
ACGAGGAACCTACGTGTTGTACGTGAGCTGGGCGATTTCGCTCATCTGGGTTCCGGTCGGGCCCCATGGATCATTACTGGTGGCTAGAGAAGCAACGTTTTAGCAGCGAAACTAGAGGGTGGGGAGCGAGTATGGCGACGGACCTTCTCTGACCTTGACCTGGACGCTGGAGTACCCCTTGGTCACATTCTTGACGCTTCGCATAACCTTGGACATTGTGGCGATTGTGTGTTGTCGTCAGAGGGTGACTGGGTAGTGGTATCTGTGAACGGGGGAACGATTGACTGGCACGCGATGGCCGGTTTGGCAGGAGGTTGGATGTGGTTCGGGGAAAGCGGGCTGTCGGATGTGCTGGGCAAAAGAGACGGCGGCGTAAGGGCAAAAGTATGGTaggttaggtaggtaggtaggtaggtagccaGGTGCGATTAGGCGGCGGAGCGCTTGGGCCCAACGCAGGCGAAATAATGATGCGACGTGCGAAAGCAACAAGACTCGGTCGTGGTGGTTGACGGTGTTATCGGAGAGCGAGAACGATGCGCGGCTAAGGAACAATacctgacgacgacgatggaggaagaagatgaaggttGAGAGGGTGGGAGGGGCGGTTGTGACGACAGCTTGGTCCCACGAATCGAAGGGCGGCTGAGCGCTGAGCGTCGCAGGCCAAGGGTCGGTCCACGTCGGAGGAACACTGAGGGACACGGGTCGCAGCGGCCGGCTTCGCTAGGAACTTGGAGGCGAAGACCGGATGACGATGGGCGGGTCTTCGTACGCGAGGTCGGATAGGTGGCGCGCAGAGGACATACGGGTGGACAATCAAGTTGAGCAAAGTTGGGCTGACGAGGGGTTGCTCGATATATTGATTCAAAGTCGGGATCTGGGAAATATGATGTTTGGGGAAGGGAGTGAAATTTGCCTTGTCCACCAGATCGGTTGGTTGGTTTGGGTTTGATCGGATGTAGGTAGAAACAAGGCACTGGCACTGGCACTGGCGCTGGCAACTGAACGTGGCGCCAAAGTGTCGCACACCCTCCGTCTCTGGAGTGCGTGTGCGTAATGCTACTTGGCGGGCGGAGACGACTCGGGCTGTAGGCTGTGTTACTAATGCAGGGTCGGCCTCCAGCCACACCACAAGTAAGTATCCCAGCGTACGGAAGTATACTCTCatatctacctaggtataGGTAGGTAGTCACCATTGCCAGTTTCCCGTTCTCTCCTATTCCTCAAGGGTTCTGGTAATGATATAGGAAGAATGTCATtaaggaggaggaggaggaagaggaagaggtggCGATGACAGTGGCTACGCAGGGTGTCCACATTCAGTGACCGCTATCCGTGCAGTATATCTCGTGCAGCAAAATCCATGCATGCAACCTCTGGCAGTATCAGCTCTGTAATTGATAGTTGTTCGCCCCGTGGATAAATGGAAGGAGCGGCAAGTGATACAAGGAGGCTAAGGGACTTTAGTTAGCTTCGAGATGCAACGTGGACTACTGCGCGAGGTATGTTCATAttgtaggtaggtaggtagtgtaggtaaggtaggtatcAAGCACGGTGAGAGATTGAAGTGGGACGGGCGCCGGTAGCATGCAATCGCATTGCCCCGGGAGCCGCATGCAGCTGTAACGCGCTCGCCCACTTTCCCAACAGCACGCTCTGGCTCAAGCTATGAGTGATTctcacctacctacctactatACCATCCGCGAAGTATGTATACCAAATAAACTCGTGTCCGCTCCAAGGTCTAGACCCCGCAAATATTCTCTTCTACCATGTACTGACTCCAGAATACCGCGGCCTGCTCAAAATAGCCTCTTCACCATTGATACTGTAGGATATACGGGGAACGCATCAGCTACATCATGTCAAGGTTACGCCGTAGCTATATGCATCTGACAACCTGTCACTTCGTCTCACTTGCCACGAGAGCCGTATCAGCTGTTCTCATTTAATACTCCGCTCCCGCACTATTTATACACTATTTAACAAAATCGTCCGAAACGCCATCAGGAACTACAGTAGGGGGGTATCGGCTGTCTGGCATTCACTCATCGTCCGTACGGCCATCGGCATTGCCATGGCTGCCATGGTAGCCCCCAGCAACATTTCCGCTCGCGGCATCCTGTGCCCCCTTCTCGAATTGAACCCGAACCACGTCAATCGTCTCCTTGCTTTCGGACGTGAGTCCATCAACCTCTTCACCCTTGGCTACCCCGAGACTGGCAAGCTGTTGCTTGTCCTTGACCCAACCCGGCGGAAGACCAGGTCCACTATCGGCATTCCCATAATCGCTCTTCTTAGTACCCTTTGGCCACCGGCCCGGTCCGCGTCCCGTCCCGCCCGTCTTCCGccgcgatgatgacgatgagctTTTGCTCTTGGGCCGGGTCGCGGTGGGTCGCCTCACGCtgctaccaccaccaccaccggaTCGACGTGGTCGCGAGCTGTTGCTTGTGTTCCGAGTCACAGATGGCCGAGGAACACTTGGCCGCGGCCGGTCCGAACGTCGGCCACCAGGAGGCGGATACACTTCAAACCTAGACGGCGGTACGCTCTTATACATGCCGGCCCAGTCCTGCCCCACTGGCGGTCCAGGAGTCGTCGGATGAGGTACTTCACTGCGCCGAGACGCCTCTTCATGGGCCTGTTCCTTGCCAGTATTGCCGTTTAGCAGTAAACCATCATGGTGTGACTCCGTCGATTCGTAAACGTCGTTCCCCGCCTTCGACCCATTCACATCTTTGCCAACACCCTCTGTGCTAGCGAACGAGGCGCCGTCAGGTGTGTGAGGACTGTTGGCGATGCCCTTGGTCGGAAGGCCGTTGGTGGTTGGGTCTTGATGTGAGGTAGGTGGCAGTGTCTCGTGAGCCGGCTTTTGActgtcgtcttcttctcgcggTGCGATCGCACTGATAGCAGGGCCAAGCTCGAAGTTCGTGGCGTTGCCTCGTCCCATGACGTACGGTGTCCAGGTGAGAGAGTCTGGGTTTAGTTTGACGTAATCCTTGGCTTCCCACTTCGCAATATACTCGTTGCAGTATGCTATATCGACGCGAAAAGCATACAGCTCGGTTTGAGGATCACGCACGAGGCATCTGAGGCCTTCAAGGGCAGAAATGACGTCGTCAGGAGTCAGCCCGGTGTCGTCGGACATCTGTCGAATGCTCAGGCCTGGCGCCGCTGActtgtcttcttcgacatggTCCAGTAGATATCGGCACAGGACCAGCCTCCAGTAGTTGCGATAGGAGACAAGACCCATGTCAGAAAGCGGCTTTTCAGGCGACCCGGTCTTGCGTTCTACGCGGGTGAGTAAGTAAGAAAAATCAATCAGCAGATTGCCATAGCCTTTCCGCTGATGGATAGGCAAAGTCAGGATGCACGAGACGTTGTTTTGGCTGCTGgctcttttttctttcgaGAAGTAGCCGACAAAGTGATAGCCAAGTGCGTCGTATTCGCACAGGACATAAAAAAGGAACGGTTCGACATCGTAGTAGAGCGTCTTGGACCCTAGAAAGAGCTTGGCGAGAAGGCAAAGATTCTGACAATACACCGGGTTCTTTcggccgtcgacctcaaAGACGGACACGGAACCGTGCCGGTATATCTCGTCGCCCGGCGGATGTTTGGCAGGGCATTTGAGTTTATGCCGCCAAGCAACATAATCCGAGTTCATGTACTTCAAACAGAACTCGCAGATGTAGAGAGTCCGGTTCCGGCTGTACTCCTCGGGGTAGGGAGCGGCATACCAGGTATCGATCTCCCAACCTCCGAAATCGATGCACTCGATCTGGCTCGCAGGTCCAGAATTCTTCTTAGATCTCTTGGCAGGAGTCGCTAGGTTAAGTTGGGCGCTCTGGAGACGAGCCCGCCAGACCTCTTCTGCTTTCTGTTTGGCCTCGTCAAATCGCCGGCGATCATCGTTGGTGGGTAATGTTCTTGACGTGTCAGCCTCCGTTTCGCTAAGGATACCTCCGTAGGGCTTCGTTTTCACATCGTCCGTTTCCCGATCGAAGAATGAATAGAAAGGGTGCGTATAGTCTGATGAAGTAAACGACCCCGTCATGGCGGCGGTCAACCCATCATGCGACGATGCAGCCGTGCCTGCCCTCTCCACTCTTCTTCGACTTGACGCAGACTTTCTGGATAGGGCTCGGCGGAGAGCGGATGTTGTCACGCGCATCTTGACGATAATGGAACGAGACCGTCGCGTAATCGTGACAGCCTGGGATTTGCGCGCGGGGTTGAGGCGCAGCTTGCGTCGTGAGTCCTTTTCTTTGATCCCGTTTGGACCGTCTTGCGATGTCCCGGCACCCTGGCTCGAGTCCCGCTCTTTGGACGCATTGCGCCGACGCTTTCGAAGCGACACGACAACATCATCGGCTTCGACAGAAGATGTCTTGCGCTTACGAAGCACACGGGATCCGTCCATAGGGTCGCCGTCTAGCAAAAGGTGGTTAAACACCGAATGGGAGTCGGGTTTGATTGTGCCTTTTTGGGCTGGAAGCAAGTCCCGCGCAACTTGAGATGCCGTAGAGCGTCtggaagacggagagaggtcgacgtcgagctcgggcTCGCGTTCCTTATCCTTATAGTGCTCGTCGGCGTTATCGCGCTCCTGCTTCAGAGTAGCGTCGCCTTGGGCATCATCGACAGGGGCCTGGTCTTCCGATGCACAATCGAGACATTTCCATTGGGAGGCACCTATAACCATAGGTCAGTGGCAAACATGTAGGGTGAATGTGGAATAACATACTGTTTAGTTCCTGAAGAGCACCCGCCGCTCGAGCGCAATGTTGGTGTGCTAGGTGTCATTAGCCTGTGTCCTGCTGCTAAGGGGGTAAATACACTTACAATTTTCGCCGCAGTCGACACAGGTCAGAAACTCCTCGAAGTCTTCCGCAGGATCGTGCTCTTCGTCTTGCTTGCAGAACATACACGTATTAGGTGCCGCGTCCTCTGATccctcttcgtcatcttcgccTGCTGCGGCGACATCGTCCCACGCAGCGTCCTCCTCGGATTCGTTGGCGGATTCGCTGTGCGAATCAGTGTGGTCGCTCTCAGGATCGT
Protein-coding sequences here:
- a CDS encoding Putative histone acetyltransferase domain, MYST-type, Zinc finger, FYVE/PHD-type — translated: MASAQLTEEELQQSAILSEEDAEFEDAPCIAADQIPQNTESPLTNPNTHDDELSDAVGDEDNQGDASVIENDVEMGEYPDDNSELSEQESLDEELEIHPQGDRHMEQDERDDASGGARSRSSSLLDDIEEDEAEGVGAVKIRPGETDDEDADDPESDHTDSHSESANESEEDAAWDDVAAAGEDDEEGSEDAAPNTCMFCKQDEEHDPAEDFEEFLTCVDCGENSHQHCARAAGALQELNSASQWKCLDCASEDQAPVDDAQGDATLKQERDNADEHYKDKEREPELDVDLSPSSRRSTASQVARDLLPAQKGTIKPDSHSVFNHLLLDGDPMDGSRVLRKRKTSSVEADDVVVSLRKRRRNASKERDSSQGAGTSQDGPNGIKEKDSRRKLRLNPARKSQAVTITRRSRSIIVKMRVTTSALRRALSRKSASSRRRVERAGTAASSHDGLTAAMTGSFTSSDYTHPFYSFFDRETDDVKTKPYGGILSETEADTSRTLPTNDDRRRFDEAKQKAEEVWRARLQSAQLNLATPAKRSKKNSGPASQIECIDFGGWEIDTWYAAPYPEEYSRNRTLYICEFCLKYMNSDYVAWRHKLKCPAKHPPGDEIYRHGSVSVFEVDGRKNPVYCQNLCLLAKLFLGSKTLYYDVEPFLFYVLCEYDALGYHFVGYFSKEKRASSQNNVSCILTLPIHQRKGYGNLLIDFSYLLTRVERKTGSPEKPLSDMGLVSYRNYWRLVLCRYLLDHVEEDKSAAPGLSIRQMSDDTGLTPDDVISALEGLRCLVRDPQTELYAFRVDIAYCNEYIAKWEAKDYVKLNPDSLTWTPYVMGRGNATNFELGPAISAIAPREEDDSQKPAHETLPPTSHQDPTTNGLPTKGIANSPHTPDGASFASTEGVGKDVNGSKAGNDVYESTESHHDGLLLNGNTGKEQAHEEASRRSEVPHPTTPGPPVGQDWAGMYKSVPPSRFEVYPPPGGRRSDRPRPSVPRPSVTRNTSNSSRPRRSGGGGGSSVRRPTATRPKSKSSSSSSRRKTGGTGRGPGRWPKGTKKSDYGNADSGPGLPPGWVKDKQQLASLGVAKGEEVDGLTSESKETIDVVRVQFEKGAQDAASGNVAGGYHGSHGNADGRTDDE